A genomic region of Candidatus Binataceae bacterium contains the following coding sequences:
- a CDS encoding Gldg family protein, whose product MRRSSALYGILGLVLLSFGLIDYFISAGFKLFVWANVVAGVFALILWIMSSYSDLASLAGSRSTRYGLNALLYSIVFILILCAINYLGSLHHSRIDLTSEKVYSLSSQSVSVVKNLQKPLKLYGFFQGGESPQARDIYDMYAYASPKVTFEMVDPDKHPELAERYKVSVMGTTHLQYGGDEGDGTNVTDLSEEALTNAIVRVTRSTKKVIAFLDGHGEADIDSNDDPTGYGSIRKDLEGEGYEVRKLLLASQPKVADDINLLAIAGPVKPLLPHEIDALTEYLKRGGRVLVTLRPQRPDQPIDETALIKLLGDWGVTVDNDIIVDQVVRLFAGPELGLNPMVHSYGVHPITKDFTQQTVFPMARSIGAQSKLPDGLTVTSLAKTSDSSWGETDLDTLFRQQKAQLDAKDIRGPLTVAEAVEADLDAMKAGKGDAKIVVIGSTDFANNQYGTTFYNRDFFINSTDWLSGEENQISIRPRSIRASRFRLTVDQFAIVFALAVLLLPELLLIAGIAVWWERRN is encoded by the coding sequence ATGCGAAGATCGTCGGCGCTCTACGGAATCCTGGGTCTAGTCCTGCTCTCGTTCGGGCTGATCGATTATTTCATCTCGGCCGGCTTCAAGCTCTTCGTCTGGGCCAACGTCGTCGCGGGCGTGTTCGCACTGATCCTCTGGATCATGTCGAGCTACTCGGATCTCGCGTCACTTGCGGGATCGCGCTCGACGCGCTACGGCCTCAACGCGCTGCTCTACTCGATAGTCTTCATCCTGATCCTGTGTGCGATTAACTACCTCGGATCGCTCCATCATTCGCGAATCGATCTGACCTCGGAAAAGGTTTACAGCCTCTCGAGCCAGTCCGTCAGCGTCGTCAAGAATCTTCAGAAGCCGCTCAAGCTGTACGGGTTCTTCCAGGGCGGTGAAAGCCCGCAGGCCCGCGACATCTACGACATGTATGCTTACGCGTCGCCCAAGGTGACGTTCGAGATGGTCGATCCCGACAAGCATCCCGAGCTCGCCGAGCGCTACAAGGTCTCGGTGATGGGCACCACGCATCTGCAATACGGCGGCGACGAGGGCGACGGCACCAACGTCACCGATCTTTCCGAAGAGGCGCTGACCAACGCGATCGTGCGCGTCACGCGCTCGACCAAGAAAGTGATCGCGTTCCTCGACGGCCACGGCGAAGCTGATATCGACAGTAACGACGACCCAACCGGGTACGGCTCGATCCGCAAGGATCTCGAAGGCGAGGGCTACGAGGTGCGCAAGCTGCTGCTCGCCTCGCAGCCCAAGGTCGCAGACGATATCAACTTGCTGGCGATTGCGGGTCCGGTGAAGCCGCTGCTCCCGCATGAGATCGACGCGCTCACCGAATATCTCAAGCGCGGCGGCCGTGTGCTCGTGACTCTTCGCCCGCAACGTCCCGATCAGCCGATCGACGAAACGGCGCTGATCAAGCTGCTCGGCGACTGGGGCGTGACCGTCGATAACGACATTATCGTTGACCAGGTCGTGCGGCTCTTCGCGGGTCCCGAATTGGGCCTCAATCCGATGGTGCATAGCTACGGCGTGCATCCGATTACCAAGGACTTCACGCAGCAGACGGTTTTTCCGATGGCGCGATCGATCGGCGCGCAAAGCAAACTGCCCGATGGCCTGACCGTCACCTCGCTCGCCAAGACCAGCGACAGCTCTTGGGGCGAGACTGATCTCGACACCCTCTTCCGCCAGCAAAAAGCGCAGCTCGACGCGAAAGACATCCGCGGTCCGCTCACAGTTGCCGAGGCGGTCGAGGCCGACCTCGATGCCATGAAAGCCGGCAAGGGCGACGCCAAGATCGTCGTGATCGGCAGCACCGATTTCGCCAACAATCAGTACGGCACCACGTTCTACAATCGCGATTTCTTCATCAACAGCACCGACTGGCTGTCGGGCGAGGAAAATCAGATTTCCATTCGACCGCGTTCGATTCGCGCGTCGCGCTTCCGCCTGACCGTCGATCAGTTCGCGATCGTATTCGCGCTGGCGGTGCTTCTCTTGCCCGAGCTGCTGCTGATCGCGGGCATCGCAGTATGGTGGGAACGGCGCAACTAG
- a CDS encoding ABC transporter permease subunit translates to MKNAITIAGKELAGYFVQPVAYVVMSVFLLLGGFFFFNMLRYFEVMLNAYTAMQNPQVLARLNLNSAVIEPLLHNLAIVLVILVPAITMRSFAEEKRTGTYELLLTAPVRTGEIVAGKFIAAAVFMLIMIGLAGIFPLILVMFGNPEVGVMMAGYIGLALLSITFVSVGLFTSSLTQNQIIAAISCFGILLLLYVISWPAQAGGSQFGDLLRYLSLPDHFGQMVSGIVDTRDLIYFASVITVALFLTQRAVESVRWR, encoded by the coding sequence ATGAAGAACGCAATCACAATCGCGGGCAAGGAGCTCGCGGGTTACTTCGTACAACCGGTCGCCTACGTGGTGATGTCGGTATTCCTGCTGCTGGGCGGCTTCTTCTTTTTCAACATGCTGCGCTACTTCGAAGTGATGCTGAACGCGTACACCGCGATGCAGAATCCGCAGGTGCTGGCGCGCTTGAATCTCAATAGCGCCGTGATCGAGCCGCTTCTGCACAATCTGGCGATCGTGCTCGTCATCCTGGTCCCGGCGATCACGATGCGCAGCTTCGCCGAGGAAAAGCGCACCGGCACTTACGAGCTGCTGCTCACCGCGCCCGTGCGCACTGGCGAGATCGTCGCCGGCAAGTTCATCGCGGCCGCAGTCTTCATGCTAATCATGATCGGCCTGGCCGGAATCTTCCCGCTCATCCTCGTGATGTTCGGGAATCCCGAAGTCGGCGTGATGATGGCCGGATACATCGGACTTGCGCTGCTCTCTATTACCTTCGTCTCGGTCGGGCTGTTCACCAGCTCACTCACCCAGAACCAGATCATCGCGGCGATCAGCTGCTTCGGTATCCTGCTGCTCCTGTACGTGATCTCGTGGCCGGCGCAAGCTGGTGGCTCGCAATTTGGCGACCTGCTGCGCTACCTGTCGCTCCCGGATCATTTCGGCCAGATGGTCTCCGGGATTGTCGATACGCGCGACCTCATCTACTTCGCGAGCGTGATCACGGTCGCGCTCTTCCTCACTCAACGCGCGGTTGAGTCGGTGCGCTGGCGGTAA
- a CDS encoding ABC transporter ATP-binding protein encodes MIEVKNLVKSYGNFVAVKGISFKAESGSILGFLGPNGAGKTTTMRIITGFMPATSGTVLIDGLDIFSNSLAARAKIGYLPENPPLYTDMRVEAYLRFVARLRGVSKSKVDAALDHVLNVCGLTDMAGRICGQLSKGYRQRVGLAQALIHDPPVLVLDEPTIGLDPRQIHEIRGLIHELAGNRTVVLSTHILPEVSQICDKVVIIADGHVVLQEYLAQLPAGTSLEDVFLHAIAKEGHAESGSAEETLEEVGAGHT; translated from the coding sequence ATGATCGAGGTCAAGAACCTAGTAAAGAGCTACGGCAACTTCGTCGCAGTAAAAGGAATCTCTTTCAAAGCCGAAAGCGGTTCGATCCTGGGCTTCCTCGGCCCCAACGGCGCGGGCAAGACCACCACGATGCGCATCATCACCGGCTTTATGCCGGCGACGTCGGGCACCGTCCTGATCGACGGCCTGGATATTTTCAGCAACTCGCTCGCCGCGCGCGCCAAGATCGGCTACCTGCCGGAAAACCCTCCGCTCTACACCGATATGCGCGTCGAGGCGTATCTGCGTTTCGTCGCGCGGCTGCGCGGCGTATCAAAGAGCAAGGTCGATGCGGCCCTGGATCATGTTCTCAACGTATGCGGCCTGACCGACATGGCCGGGCGCATATGCGGTCAGCTCTCCAAGGGCTATCGGCAGCGCGTCGGACTCGCGCAGGCTCTTATCCATGATCCGCCGGTCCTGGTGCTCGACGAGCCGACGATCGGTCTCGACCCGCGGCAGATTCACGAGATTCGCGGGCTCATCCACGAGCTGGCCGGCAACCGCACGGTCGTGCTCTCGACGCATATCCTGCCCGAGGTCTCTCAGATCTGCGACAAGGTCGTGATTATCGCTGACGGCCACGTCGTGCTCCAGGAATATCTCGCTCAGCTGCCGGCCGGCACCTCGCTCGAAGATGTGTTCCTGCACGCCATCGCCAAAGAGGGTCATGCCGAGAGTGGCTCCGCCGAAGAGACGTTGGAGGAGGTGGGGGCGGGACACACCTGA
- the polA gene encoding DNA polymerase I yields the protein MAAEARKDLILVDGSGYVFRAFFALPQLNNSRGMPTNAVYGFIRMLLKLLKEERPTHIGVVFDSPKRTFRDDLFADYKANRAEAPNDLVVQIPFIHRAVEAFRIKSIVREGYEADDVIGTLAARAVKSHFATTIITADKDFMQIVGPHITLWDTMRDRRIAARDVRDRFGVEPSALVDIQALTGDSIDNVKGVPGVGEKTACALIQKFGSIKELYAHLDQIEEAGIRGAKKVAGLLAEHRQAVDLALKLVKIETAMPLDIEPDMLLWPGIDEPAVAELIRELEFNSLMQEIAPSQAELPMGTTSSEVIVTAADLPSVIMKLGACDRLGFDLTLSPIGEARLQIAGGGESYTFEQGLIGKTAELLANQKQPKAVHDLKAHLLRLKRYGVRPAGVDFDTMIAAFLINAGKPEPTITDLYHEYLAPLGTRAIPGSNAEVVAALQAPLSARLEADGLAKLFHEIEMPIALILNEMEALGIAVDREALATISREFDEEVKRLERECYDAAGRTFNLNSPIQLREILFDHLKLATKGLKKTKSGYSTDADTLEKLAAAHPMPRKLIEYRVIAKLKSTYADALSSLIATDGRVHTTFHQANTATGRVSSSDPNLQNIPTRSVEGRRIRRAFVPAPGYVLLSVDYSQIDLRVLAHLSGDETLVSAFREGEDIHARTASELLGVSRDNVDAEARRVAKTINFGIIYGMGPQRLAAQLGIALADASDYIKRYFERLPGIRVFMDETVRRARETGYVTTMYGRRRYVPEINAGPGGARAQAERIAINTPIQGSAADLIKIAMIRVDAEFKKQELDSRLLLQVHDELLIEVRKERLQEAAALAKREMEGVAEMKVPLRADVKSGSNWAEMDRES from the coding sequence ATGGCTGCTGAAGCCCGCAAAGATCTGATCCTGGTCGATGGATCCGGCTACGTTTTTCGCGCGTTTTTCGCGTTGCCGCAGCTCAACAACTCGCGCGGGATGCCGACCAACGCCGTGTACGGTTTCATCCGGATGCTGCTGAAGCTGCTCAAGGAAGAACGGCCGACGCATATCGGTGTCGTATTCGATTCGCCCAAGCGCACCTTCCGCGACGATCTCTTCGCCGACTACAAGGCCAATCGCGCCGAGGCGCCGAACGACCTCGTCGTCCAGATTCCGTTCATTCATCGCGCGGTCGAAGCGTTCCGCATCAAGAGCATCGTGCGCGAGGGCTACGAGGCTGACGATGTGATCGGCACGCTCGCGGCGCGCGCAGTCAAATCGCACTTCGCGACGACGATCATCACGGCTGACAAGGACTTCATGCAGATCGTCGGCCCGCATATCACGCTCTGGGACACCATGCGCGATCGCCGTATCGCAGCGCGCGACGTGCGCGATCGCTTCGGCGTCGAGCCGTCCGCGCTCGTCGACATCCAGGCGCTGACGGGAGACTCGATCGACAATGTCAAAGGCGTGCCGGGCGTCGGCGAGAAAACCGCGTGCGCGCTGATCCAGAAATTCGGCAGTATCAAGGAGCTTTACGCGCATCTCGACCAGATCGAGGAAGCTGGAATCCGTGGCGCAAAAAAAGTTGCGGGCCTCCTCGCCGAGCATCGTCAGGCCGTCGACCTCGCGCTGAAGCTGGTGAAAATCGAAACGGCGATGCCGCTCGACATCGAGCCCGACATGCTTTTGTGGCCCGGTATCGACGAGCCCGCCGTGGCCGAGCTCATACGGGAGCTGGAATTCAACTCGCTGATGCAGGAAATCGCGCCGTCACAGGCCGAACTGCCGATGGGCACGACATCGAGCGAAGTCATCGTCACGGCCGCGGACCTGCCCTCCGTCATCATGAAGCTCGGCGCGTGCGATCGCCTCGGATTCGATCTCACGCTGAGCCCGATTGGCGAGGCGCGCCTGCAAATCGCAGGCGGCGGCGAGAGCTACACCTTCGAGCAGGGGCTCATCGGCAAAACCGCCGAGCTGCTGGCGAACCAAAAGCAGCCGAAGGCCGTACATGATCTGAAAGCTCATCTGCTGCGCCTGAAGCGCTACGGCGTGCGTCCGGCGGGCGTGGATTTCGACACGATGATCGCGGCGTTCCTCATCAACGCGGGCAAGCCCGAACCCACGATAACCGACCTCTACCACGAGTATCTGGCGCCGCTCGGTACTCGCGCGATTCCCGGCAGCAATGCCGAAGTCGTTGCCGCGCTACAAGCTCCGCTCAGCGCGCGACTCGAAGCTGACGGACTCGCAAAGCTGTTTCACGAAATCGAGATGCCGATTGCGCTTATCCTCAACGAAATGGAGGCGCTCGGCATCGCCGTCGATCGCGAGGCGCTCGCGACGATCTCGCGCGAGTTCGACGAGGAGGTGAAGCGGCTCGAACGCGAGTGCTACGACGCCGCCGGCCGCACCTTCAACCTCAACTCGCCGATCCAGCTCCGCGAAATTCTATTCGATCACCTGAAGCTCGCGACCAAAGGGCTCAAGAAGACCAAGAGCGGCTATTCGACTGATGCCGACACGCTCGAAAAGCTGGCGGCCGCGCATCCGATGCCGCGAAAGCTCATCGAGTACCGCGTCATCGCCAAGTTGAAATCGACTTATGCTGATGCGCTCTCATCTCTCATCGCAACTGATGGCCGCGTACATACGACGTTTCATCAGGCCAACACAGCGACGGGTCGAGTGAGCTCGAGCGATCCGAACCTCCAGAACATCCCGACGCGCTCGGTCGAGGGCCGGCGTATCCGGCGGGCATTCGTGCCAGCGCCCGGCTATGTCCTGCTGTCTGTCGATTACTCGCAAATCGATCTTCGCGTATTGGCGCATCTTTCGGGCGACGAGACGCTTGTCAGCGCATTCCGCGAGGGCGAGGATATCCACGCTCGCACCGCCAGCGAACTGCTCGGCGTTTCACGCGACAATGTCGATGCGGAAGCACGTCGGGTGGCAAAAACCATCAACTTCGGGATCATTTACGGGATGGGCCCGCAACGGCTCGCGGCCCAGCTCGGGATTGCGCTCGCTGACGCATCCGACTACATCAAGCGCTATTTCGAGCGACTCCCCGGGATTCGGGTGTTTATGGATGAAACCGTGCGGCGGGCGCGCGAGACCGGCTACGTCACGACGATGTACGGGCGGCGGCGCTATGTACCCGAGATAAACGCCGGCCCGGGAGGTGCGAGGGCGCAGGCGGAAAGAATCGCGATCAATACGCCGATCCAGGGCAGTGCTGCCGACCTTATCAAGATCGCGATGATCCGCGTCGATGCCGAATTCAAGAAGCAGGAGCTGGATTCACGCCTCTTGCTGCAAGTTCACGATGAGCTTTTGATAGAGGTTCGCAAAGAACGATTGCAGGAAGCTGCCGCGCTCGCAAAACGCGAGATGGAGGGAGTGGCAGAAATGAAGGTGCCGCTGCGCGCCGACGTCAAATCGGGTTCCAACTGGGCCGAAATGGACCGGGAATCATGA